In Malus sylvestris chromosome 16, drMalSylv7.2, whole genome shotgun sequence, the following are encoded in one genomic region:
- the LOC126606569 gene encoding BAHD acyltransferase At5g47980-like, with protein MAQVMNIEITKKEIIKPSSPTPHYLKRFKLSLLDQLAPVAYGPLVLFYPNNVNGVATEERSQQLKKSLSETLTRFYPLAGRIKDNIFIDCNDEGAIYVEAQVNSLLSTFLHQPDFDFLKLFLPIEVGSSEAATGPLLLVKASFFECGGLAIGVCFSHKLADASTLGLFVKAWAATSLGIGDTVVPDFSSAAIRFPPRDFSVQRPAVEMKIGKCVTRRFVIDGPKMRDLKAKVTSGSVEKPTRVEAVTSLIWSCAMNASKLSSGASKVSMVSQSVNIRKRIVPPLLQTSVGNLVGYYAVRTDESGIELKELVSQMRKAMIEFNENHPKRLKGENMFEVICEYFKEIGSIMRRDDINFFICTSVCNFGIYEIDFGWGKPIWATIPGGTLKNVATLMDTIERDGVDAWISLSEEDMAIFERDPELLAFASVNPSVFEPVTRSSSL; from the coding sequence ATGGCTCAAGTGATGAACATTGAGATCACCAAGAAGGAAATCATAAAACCATCCTCTCCAACTCCCCACTACCTCAAAAGGTTCAAGCTTTCTCTTTTGGATCAGCTTGCTCCAGTAGCCTATGGTCCTCTGGTTCTTTTCTACCCCAACAATGTCAATGGGGTTGCGACGGAGGAAAGATCTCAGCAGCTGAAGAAATCACTCTCGGAAACCTTAACCCGCTTCTACCCTCTTGCCGGAAGaatcaaagataacatctttATTGATTGCAATGATGAGGGGGCTATTTACGTTGAAGCTCAAGTCAACTCGCTTCTCTCAACCTTCCTTCATCAACCCGATTTTGATTTTCTAAAATTGTTCCTTCCCATTGAGGTTGGATCCTCTGAAGCAGCAACTGGGCCTCTTTTACTTGTTAAAGCCAGTTTCTTTGAGTGTGGTGGATTGGCCATAGGCGTGTGCTTCTCACACAAGCTTGCTGATGCATCAACTCTTGGCCTTTTCGTCAAAGCTTGGGCTGCCACATCTCTTGGTATTGGTGACACTGTGGTACCGGACTTCAGCAGTGCAGCAATCCGATTCCCGCCTAGAGATTTCTCGGTGCAGAGGCCTGCCGTGGagatgaagataggaaagtgtgtGACAAGGAGATTTGTTATTGATGGACCAAAGATGAGGGATCTTAAAGCTAAAGTCACTAGTGGAAGTGTTGAGAAACCGACAAGAGTTGAAGCTGTTACTAGCCTCATATGGAGTTGTGCAATGAATGCATCAAAATTAAGTTCAGGGGCTTCAAAGGTGTCAATGGTGTCACAATCGGTGAACATACGCAAACGGATTGTGCCACCATTGCTGCAAACCTCAGTTGGGAATCTTGTGGGGTACTACGCTGTAAGGACGGACGAGAGTGGGATAGAGTTGAAGGAATTGGTTTCCCAAATGAGGAAGGCAATGATCGAGTTTAATGAAAACCATCCCAAGAGATTGAAAGGGGAAAACATGTTCGAAGTCATTTGCGAGTATTTTAAAGAGATTGGAAGCATTATGAGAAGAGATGACATAAACTTCTTCATCTGCACAAGTGTATGCAACTTTGGAATATATGAGATTGATTTCGGGTGGGGGAAGCCAATTTGGGCGACCATCCCTGGTGGTACACTCAAGAATGTTGCTACTTTGATGGACACCATAGAGCGTGATGGAGTAGATGCATGGATAAGTTTAAGTGAGGAAGACATGGCCATATTCGAACGTGACCCGGAACTTCTTGCATTTGCTTCTGTAAATCCAAGTGTATTTGAACCTGTAACAAGGAGctcttctctttaa